GTTTCCTTTTCAAGTTCGTGGACCGGCCCATCGACTTTTTCTATGAGAAAATCGTGGTCGCGGTCGGCAATGCCTGCACCGGCGCGCTGAAGCTCGCCCACAACGGATTCTACGCCAACTACCTGGCCTGGACCATCGGCGGACTGGTGCTCATCGTCTGGGCCATCAGCGCCCTCATTCGCTAAGGGAGGAGCCATGATCTTTCTATTCATCATCATACCGCTGCTGCTGGCCAGCCTGTTGCCGCTGCTGGGCAAAATCTCCAAGCGCTTCCTGCCCGACCTGCTGGCCAGCGCCACCATGCTCTTCCTGCTGGTCTTTTCGGTCATCTATGCCAAGCCGCTGATTGCCAACGGCGGCATCATCCAGCAGGCGTTCTGGTTCAACTATCCGCTCAACATCCGCCTGCTGCTGGACGGCTTCAGCCTGTTCATGCTCTTCACCATCTCGCTGGTCAGCTTCGCCGTCACCCTGTACTCGATCAACTACATGGAGCATTACGGGGCCAAGGCCAACTATTACGCCCTGCTGCTGCTGATGATCGCCGGCATGAACGGCCTGGTGCTCTCCAGCGACCTGTTCAACATTTACATGTTCCTGGAAGTCGCCGCCGTGGCCTCCTACGCCCTGGTCGCTTTCGGACTGGGGCACGACGAGCTCGAGGCCTCGTTCAAGTACCTGATGCTGTCCGCCGTCGCTTCGGCCTTCATCCTGCTCTCCATCGCCATCCTTTTCGGCCTGACCGGCGGGTTAAGCTTCAGCGCGGTAGCGGCCGGGCTGAAGACGCTGGACACCAAGTACGCGGTCGGCTTCTGCAGCGCGCTGTTTTTGATGGGCTTCGGCCTGAAGGCGGCCATCGTCCCCTTCCATTCCTGGCTGCCCGACGCCCACCCCTCGGCGCCGGCGCCGATCTCGGCCATGCTCTCGGGCGTGCTGATTAAGGTTTCCGGCGTTTACGCCATGATGCGCATCTTCCTGAACGTCTTCGGGCTGACGCCGGCGTTGACCACGGTGTTGAGCGTGCTGGGCATCGCTTCCATCTTCGTCGGCGCCCTGGCCGCCCTGGGCCAGAACGACATCAAGCGCATGCTGGCCTACTCGTCGATCAGCCAGATCGGCTACGTGGTGCTGGGTTTCGCCATCGGCACGCCGCTCGGCGTTCTGGGCGGCCTGTTCCACCTGTTCAATCACGCCCTGTTCAAGTCGCTGCTCTTTTTGAACGCCGGAGCCGTCGAGCAGTCGACCGGGACCCGCTCGCTGGACAAGATGGGCGGCCTGGCCAAGCGCATGCCGCTGACCGCGGCCACCTCGGCCATCGGCTCGCTGTCCATCGCCGGCGTGCCGCCGCTGAACGGTTTTTGGAGCAAGCTGCTGATCATCATCGCCCTGGTCCAGGCCAAGATGTTCGTGCTGGCCGTCCTGGCCGTCCTGGGCAGCGTGGTCACGTTGTGGTACTACCTGGTATTGCAGCGCAACGCTTTTTTCGGCAAGCTGAACGAAACCTGGAAAGCGGTCAAGGAAGCCCCGTTCTGGATGTCGACCGCGACGGTGCTGCTGGCGCTGCTGTGCATCGTCATCGGTTTGGCCTTTCCCCTGATCATCAAATCGTGGCTGCAGCCGGCAGCCGATGCGTTGAGCGGCGGGGTCAGCGTGTCCCTTAACTTTCTCAGATTTTAGGAGAATCGCATGCATCTTTCGCTCTTGATTGGCTTGGTCATATTTTCCATCATGGCCGTCCTGCTGCAGGACCTGCTCAAGGCAGCCATCAGCCTGGCGACAGCCAGCATTTTCCTGGCCGTCGTCTTCTTCAGGATGAATGCCGCCTACGCCGGCGTTTTCGAACTCTCGGTGGTCGCCGGGCTGATCACCGTTTTGTTCATCACCGCCATCGCCCTGACCCGCAGCGACGAAAAGGTGCGCGAAGGCAAGTTCCACCGGCTGGTCTTCCCGCTGTTCTTCCTGGCGTTGATTGTCATCGACGTTCTGGTCATGAAAAGCCTGCTGGGCCGCATCCCGGCCATCACCAGCCCCGAAGCGGG
This DNA window, taken from Candidatus Aminicenantes bacterium, encodes the following:
- a CDS encoding NADH-quinone oxidoreductase subunit M, with translation MIFLFIIIPLLLASLLPLLGKISKRFLPDLLASATMLFLLVFSVIYAKPLIANGGIIQQAFWFNYPLNIRLLLDGFSLFMLFTISLVSFAVTLYSINYMEHYGAKANYYALLLLMIAGMNGLVLSSDLFNIYMFLEVAAVASYALVAFGLGHDELEASFKYLMLSAVASAFILLSIAILFGLTGGLSFSAVAAGLKTLDTKYAVGFCSALFLMGFGLKAAIVPFHSWLPDAHPSAPAPISAMLSGVLIKVSGVYAMMRIFLNVFGLTPALTTVLSVLGIASIFVGALAALGQNDIKRMLAYSSISQIGYVVLGFAIGTPLGVLGGLFHLFNHALFKSLLFLNAGAVEQSTGTRSLDKMGGLAKRMPLTAATSAIGSLSIAGVPPLNGFWSKLLIIIALVQAKMFVLAVLAVLGSVVTLWYYLVLQRNAFFGKLNETWKAVKEAPFWMSTATVLLALLCIVIGLAFPLIIKSWLQPAADALSGGVSVSLNFLRF